In Monodelphis domestica isolate mMonDom1 chromosome 4, mMonDom1.pri, whole genome shotgun sequence, one DNA window encodes the following:
- the PDK1 gene encoding pyruvate dehydrogenase (acetyl-transferring) kinase isozyme 1, mitochondrial isoform X4, which produces MRLVRYLRRAVSASPGPGPGPSPNPGPGAGPERSVPGPVDFYSRFSPSPLSMKQFLDFGSVNACEKTSFMFLRQELPVRLANIMKEISLLPDNLLRTPSVQLVQSWYIQSLQELLYFKNKSAEDAKAVYDFTDTVIRIRNRHNDVIPTMAQGVIEYKESFGVDPVTSQNVQYFLDRFYMSRISIRMLLNQHSLLFGGKGKGSSTHRKHIGSINPNCNVVEVIKDGYENAKRLCDLYYVNSPELELEELNAKSPGQPMQVVYVPSHLYHMVFELFKNAMRATMEHHADKGVYPPIQVHVTLGNEDLTVKAGFGYGLPISRLYAQYFQGDLKLYSLEGYGTDAVIYIKALSTESVERLPVYNKAAWKHYNTNHEADDWCVPSSEPKDMTTFRSV; this is translated from the exons ATGAGGTTAGTGAGGTACCTGCGACGGGCCGTGTCGGCCAGCCCAGGCCCGGGCCCAGGTCCTAGCCCAAACCCGGGTCCTGGTGCCGGCCCCGAACGCAGCGTCCCCGGCCCGGTGGATTTCTACTCGCGCTTCTCCCCGTCCCCGCTCTCCATGAAGCAGTTTCTGGACTTCG GATCTGTGAATGCATGTGAAAAGACCTCATTTATGTTTTTGCGGCAAGAGTTGCCAGTGCGATTGGCAAacataatgaaagaaataagtCTTCTTCCAGATAATCTTCTAAGAACACCTTCAGTTCAACTGGTACAGAGCTG GTATATTCAGAGTCTACAAgaactcctttattttaaaaataaaagtgctgAAGATGCAAAAGCTGTTTATGA CTTTACAGATACTGTGATAAGAATCCGAAATCGACATAATGATGTCATTCCTACCATGGCTCAGGGTGTGATTGAATACAAGGAAAGCTTTGGTGTGGATCCAGTGACCAGCCAGAATGTACAGTATTTTTTGGATCGTTTTTACATGAGTCGCATTTCAATCAGAATGCTACTTAATCAGCACT CCTTACTATTtggtggaaaaggaaaaggaagttcaACTCACCGAAAACACATTGGAAGCATTAATCCAAATTGTAATGTTGTCGAAGTTATTAAAG ATGGCTATGAAAATGCAAAGCGTCTTTGTGATTTGTATTATGTTAATTCTCCAGAACTAGAACTTGAAGAATTAAATG CAAAATCACCAGGACAACCAATGCAAGTGGTTTATGTACCATCACATCTCTATCACATGGTGTTTGAACTTTTCAAG AATGCAATGAGAGCAACTATGGAACACCATGCTGACAAAGGTGTTTACCCTCCTATTCAGGTTCATGTAACACTGGGTAATGAGGACTTGACTGTGAAG GCTGGTTTTGGTTATGGATTGCCAATATCTCGGCTCTATGCACAGTACTTTCAAGGAGACCTGAAATTGTATTCCTTAGAAGGTTATGGGACAGATGCTGTTATTTACATTAAG gccCTATCAACAGAGTCAGTGGAGAGGCTCCCAGTGTACAATAAAGCTGCTTGGAAACATTATAATACCAATCATGAGGCAGATGACTGGTGTGTGCCAAGCAGTGAACCAAAGGACATGACCACATTTCGCAGTGTATAA
- the PDK1 gene encoding pyruvate dehydrogenase (acetyl-transferring) kinase isozyme 1, mitochondrial isoform X1 codes for MRLVRYLRRAVSASPGPGPGPSPNPGPGAGPERSVPGPVDFYSRFSPSPLSMKQFLDFGSVNACEKTSFMFLRQELPVRLANIMKEISLLPDNLLRTPSVQLVQSWYIQSLQELLYFKNKSAEDAKAVYDFTDTVIRIRNRHNDVIPTMAQGVIEYKESFGVDPVTSQNVQYFLDRFYMSRISIRMLLNQHSLLFGGKGKGSSTHRKHIGSINPNCNVVEVIKDGYENAKRLCDLYYVNSPELELEELNAKSPGQPMQVVYVPSHLYHMVFELFKNAMRATMEHHADKGVYPPIQVHVTLGNEDLTVKMSDRGGGVPLRKIDRLFNYMYSTAPRPRVETSRAVPLAGFGYGLPISRLYAQYFQGDLKLYSLEGYGTDAVIYIKALSTESVERLPVYNKAAWKHYNTNHEADDWCVPSSEPKDMTTFRSV; via the exons ATGAGGTTAGTGAGGTACCTGCGACGGGCCGTGTCGGCCAGCCCAGGCCCGGGCCCAGGTCCTAGCCCAAACCCGGGTCCTGGTGCCGGCCCCGAACGCAGCGTCCCCGGCCCGGTGGATTTCTACTCGCGCTTCTCCCCGTCCCCGCTCTCCATGAAGCAGTTTCTGGACTTCG GATCTGTGAATGCATGTGAAAAGACCTCATTTATGTTTTTGCGGCAAGAGTTGCCAGTGCGATTGGCAAacataatgaaagaaataagtCTTCTTCCAGATAATCTTCTAAGAACACCTTCAGTTCAACTGGTACAGAGCTG GTATATTCAGAGTCTACAAgaactcctttattttaaaaataaaagtgctgAAGATGCAAAAGCTGTTTATGA CTTTACAGATACTGTGATAAGAATCCGAAATCGACATAATGATGTCATTCCTACCATGGCTCAGGGTGTGATTGAATACAAGGAAAGCTTTGGTGTGGATCCAGTGACCAGCCAGAATGTACAGTATTTTTTGGATCGTTTTTACATGAGTCGCATTTCAATCAGAATGCTACTTAATCAGCACT CCTTACTATTtggtggaaaaggaaaaggaagttcaACTCACCGAAAACACATTGGAAGCATTAATCCAAATTGTAATGTTGTCGAAGTTATTAAAG ATGGCTATGAAAATGCAAAGCGTCTTTGTGATTTGTATTATGTTAATTCTCCAGAACTAGAACTTGAAGAATTAAATG CAAAATCACCAGGACAACCAATGCAAGTGGTTTATGTACCATCACATCTCTATCACATGGTGTTTGAACTTTTCAAG AATGCAATGAGAGCAACTATGGAACACCATGCTGACAAAGGTGTTTACCCTCCTATTCAGGTTCATGTAACACTGGGTAATGAGGACTTGACTGTGAAG atgAGTGATCGTGGAGGTGGTGTTCCTTTGAGGAAAATTGATAGACTTTTCAACTACATGTATTCAACTGCACCCCGACCTCGTGTTGAGACATCTCGAGCTGTGCCCCTG GCTGGTTTTGGTTATGGATTGCCAATATCTCGGCTCTATGCACAGTACTTTCAAGGAGACCTGAAATTGTATTCCTTAGAAGGTTATGGGACAGATGCTGTTATTTACATTAAG gccCTATCAACAGAGTCAGTGGAGAGGCTCCCAGTGTACAATAAAGCTGCTTGGAAACATTATAATACCAATCATGAGGCAGATGACTGGTGTGTGCCAAGCAGTGAACCAAAGGACATGACCACATTTCGCAGTGTATAA
- the PDK1 gene encoding pyruvate dehydrogenase (acetyl-transferring) kinase isozyme 1, mitochondrial isoform X2 has translation MRLVRYLRRAVSASPGPGPGPSPNPGPGAGPERSVPGPVDFYSRFSPSPLSMKQFLDFGSVNACEKTSFMFLRQELPVRLANIMKEISLLPDNLLRTPSVQLVQSWYIQSLQELLYFKNKSAEDAKAVYDFTDTVIRIRNRHNDVIPTMAQGVIEYKESFGVDPVTSQNVQYFLDRFYMSRISIRMLLNQHSLLFGGKGKGSSTHRKHIGSINPNCNVVEVIKDGYENAKRLCDLYYVNSPELELEELNAKSPGQPMQVVYVPSHLYHMVFELFKVHVTLGNEDLTVKMSDRGGGVPLRKIDRLFNYMYSTAPRPRVETSRAVPLAGFGYGLPISRLYAQYFQGDLKLYSLEGYGTDAVIYIKALSTESVERLPVYNKAAWKHYNTNHEADDWCVPSSEPKDMTTFRSV, from the exons ATGAGGTTAGTGAGGTACCTGCGACGGGCCGTGTCGGCCAGCCCAGGCCCGGGCCCAGGTCCTAGCCCAAACCCGGGTCCTGGTGCCGGCCCCGAACGCAGCGTCCCCGGCCCGGTGGATTTCTACTCGCGCTTCTCCCCGTCCCCGCTCTCCATGAAGCAGTTTCTGGACTTCG GATCTGTGAATGCATGTGAAAAGACCTCATTTATGTTTTTGCGGCAAGAGTTGCCAGTGCGATTGGCAAacataatgaaagaaataagtCTTCTTCCAGATAATCTTCTAAGAACACCTTCAGTTCAACTGGTACAGAGCTG GTATATTCAGAGTCTACAAgaactcctttattttaaaaataaaagtgctgAAGATGCAAAAGCTGTTTATGA CTTTACAGATACTGTGATAAGAATCCGAAATCGACATAATGATGTCATTCCTACCATGGCTCAGGGTGTGATTGAATACAAGGAAAGCTTTGGTGTGGATCCAGTGACCAGCCAGAATGTACAGTATTTTTTGGATCGTTTTTACATGAGTCGCATTTCAATCAGAATGCTACTTAATCAGCACT CCTTACTATTtggtggaaaaggaaaaggaagttcaACTCACCGAAAACACATTGGAAGCATTAATCCAAATTGTAATGTTGTCGAAGTTATTAAAG ATGGCTATGAAAATGCAAAGCGTCTTTGTGATTTGTATTATGTTAATTCTCCAGAACTAGAACTTGAAGAATTAAATG CAAAATCACCAGGACAACCAATGCAAGTGGTTTATGTACCATCACATCTCTATCACATGGTGTTTGAACTTTTCAAG GTTCATGTAACACTGGGTAATGAGGACTTGACTGTGAAG atgAGTGATCGTGGAGGTGGTGTTCCTTTGAGGAAAATTGATAGACTTTTCAACTACATGTATTCAACTGCACCCCGACCTCGTGTTGAGACATCTCGAGCTGTGCCCCTG GCTGGTTTTGGTTATGGATTGCCAATATCTCGGCTCTATGCACAGTACTTTCAAGGAGACCTGAAATTGTATTCCTTAGAAGGTTATGGGACAGATGCTGTTATTTACATTAAG gccCTATCAACAGAGTCAGTGGAGAGGCTCCCAGTGTACAATAAAGCTGCTTGGAAACATTATAATACCAATCATGAGGCAGATGACTGGTGTGTGCCAAGCAGTGAACCAAAGGACATGACCACATTTCGCAGTGTATAA
- the PDK1 gene encoding pyruvate dehydrogenase (acetyl-transferring) kinase isozyme 1, mitochondrial isoform X3: MRLVRYLRRAVSASPGPGPGPSPNPGPGAGPERSVPGPVDFYSRFSPSPLSMKQFLDFGSVNACEKTSFMFLRQELPVRLANIMKEISLLPDNLLRTPSVQLVQSWYIQSLQELLYFKNKSAEDAKAVYDFTDTVIRIRNRHNDVIPTMAQGVIEYKESFGVDPVTSQNVQYFLDRFYMSRISIRMLLNQHSLLFGGKGKGSSTHRKHIGSINPNCNVVEVIKDGYENAKRLCDLYYVNSPELELEELNAKSPGQPMQVVYVPSHLYHMVFELFKMSDRGGGVPLRKIDRLFNYMYSTAPRPRVETSRAVPLAGFGYGLPISRLYAQYFQGDLKLYSLEGYGTDAVIYIKALSTESVERLPVYNKAAWKHYNTNHEADDWCVPSSEPKDMTTFRSV, from the exons ATGAGGTTAGTGAGGTACCTGCGACGGGCCGTGTCGGCCAGCCCAGGCCCGGGCCCAGGTCCTAGCCCAAACCCGGGTCCTGGTGCCGGCCCCGAACGCAGCGTCCCCGGCCCGGTGGATTTCTACTCGCGCTTCTCCCCGTCCCCGCTCTCCATGAAGCAGTTTCTGGACTTCG GATCTGTGAATGCATGTGAAAAGACCTCATTTATGTTTTTGCGGCAAGAGTTGCCAGTGCGATTGGCAAacataatgaaagaaataagtCTTCTTCCAGATAATCTTCTAAGAACACCTTCAGTTCAACTGGTACAGAGCTG GTATATTCAGAGTCTACAAgaactcctttattttaaaaataaaagtgctgAAGATGCAAAAGCTGTTTATGA CTTTACAGATACTGTGATAAGAATCCGAAATCGACATAATGATGTCATTCCTACCATGGCTCAGGGTGTGATTGAATACAAGGAAAGCTTTGGTGTGGATCCAGTGACCAGCCAGAATGTACAGTATTTTTTGGATCGTTTTTACATGAGTCGCATTTCAATCAGAATGCTACTTAATCAGCACT CCTTACTATTtggtggaaaaggaaaaggaagttcaACTCACCGAAAACACATTGGAAGCATTAATCCAAATTGTAATGTTGTCGAAGTTATTAAAG ATGGCTATGAAAATGCAAAGCGTCTTTGTGATTTGTATTATGTTAATTCTCCAGAACTAGAACTTGAAGAATTAAATG CAAAATCACCAGGACAACCAATGCAAGTGGTTTATGTACCATCACATCTCTATCACATGGTGTTTGAACTTTTCAAG atgAGTGATCGTGGAGGTGGTGTTCCTTTGAGGAAAATTGATAGACTTTTCAACTACATGTATTCAACTGCACCCCGACCTCGTGTTGAGACATCTCGAGCTGTGCCCCTG GCTGGTTTTGGTTATGGATTGCCAATATCTCGGCTCTATGCACAGTACTTTCAAGGAGACCTGAAATTGTATTCCTTAGAAGGTTATGGGACAGATGCTGTTATTTACATTAAG gccCTATCAACAGAGTCAGTGGAGAGGCTCCCAGTGTACAATAAAGCTGCTTGGAAACATTATAATACCAATCATGAGGCAGATGACTGGTGTGTGCCAAGCAGTGAACCAAAGGACATGACCACATTTCGCAGTGTATAA
- the PDK1 gene encoding pyruvate dehydrogenase (acetyl-transferring) kinase isozyme 1, mitochondrial isoform X5, protein MFLRQELPVRLANIMKEISLLPDNLLRTPSVQLVQSWYIQSLQELLYFKNKSAEDAKAVYDFTDTVIRIRNRHNDVIPTMAQGVIEYKESFGVDPVTSQNVQYFLDRFYMSRISIRMLLNQHSLLFGGKGKGSSTHRKHIGSINPNCNVVEVIKDGYENAKRLCDLYYVNSPELELEELNAKSPGQPMQVVYVPSHLYHMVFELFKNAMRATMEHHADKGVYPPIQVHVTLGNEDLTVKMSDRGGGVPLRKIDRLFNYMYSTAPRPRVETSRAVPLAGFGYGLPISRLYAQYFQGDLKLYSLEGYGTDAVIYIKALSTESVERLPVYNKAAWKHYNTNHEADDWCVPSSEPKDMTTFRSV, encoded by the exons ATGTTTTTGCGGCAAGAGTTGCCAGTGCGATTGGCAAacataatgaaagaaataagtCTTCTTCCAGATAATCTTCTAAGAACACCTTCAGTTCAACTGGTACAGAGCTG GTATATTCAGAGTCTACAAgaactcctttattttaaaaataaaagtgctgAAGATGCAAAAGCTGTTTATGA CTTTACAGATACTGTGATAAGAATCCGAAATCGACATAATGATGTCATTCCTACCATGGCTCAGGGTGTGATTGAATACAAGGAAAGCTTTGGTGTGGATCCAGTGACCAGCCAGAATGTACAGTATTTTTTGGATCGTTTTTACATGAGTCGCATTTCAATCAGAATGCTACTTAATCAGCACT CCTTACTATTtggtggaaaaggaaaaggaagttcaACTCACCGAAAACACATTGGAAGCATTAATCCAAATTGTAATGTTGTCGAAGTTATTAAAG ATGGCTATGAAAATGCAAAGCGTCTTTGTGATTTGTATTATGTTAATTCTCCAGAACTAGAACTTGAAGAATTAAATG CAAAATCACCAGGACAACCAATGCAAGTGGTTTATGTACCATCACATCTCTATCACATGGTGTTTGAACTTTTCAAG AATGCAATGAGAGCAACTATGGAACACCATGCTGACAAAGGTGTTTACCCTCCTATTCAGGTTCATGTAACACTGGGTAATGAGGACTTGACTGTGAAG atgAGTGATCGTGGAGGTGGTGTTCCTTTGAGGAAAATTGATAGACTTTTCAACTACATGTATTCAACTGCACCCCGACCTCGTGTTGAGACATCTCGAGCTGTGCCCCTG GCTGGTTTTGGTTATGGATTGCCAATATCTCGGCTCTATGCACAGTACTTTCAAGGAGACCTGAAATTGTATTCCTTAGAAGGTTATGGGACAGATGCTGTTATTTACATTAAG gccCTATCAACAGAGTCAGTGGAGAGGCTCCCAGTGTACAATAAAGCTGCTTGGAAACATTATAATACCAATCATGAGGCAGATGACTGGTGTGTGCCAAGCAGTGAACCAAAGGACATGACCACATTTCGCAGTGTATAA